The Solanum lycopersicum chromosome 9, SLM_r2.1 genome window below encodes:
- the LOC101250927 gene encoding chaperonin CPN60-2, mitochondrial — protein sequence MYRFAANLASKASVARTSSQKIGGRLNWSRNYAAKDIRFGVEARALMLQGVEQLADAVKVTMGPKGRNVVIEQSWGAPKVTKDGVTVAKSIEFKDKIQNVGASLVKQVANATNDVAGDGTTCATVLTRAIFAEGCKSVAAGMNAMDLRRGITMAVDSVVTNLKSRARMISTSEEIAQVGTISANGERVIGDLIARAMEKVGKEGVITIQDGKTLLNELDVVEGMKLDRGYISPYFITNQKNQKCELDNPLILIHEKKISSINAVVKALELALKRQRPLLIVAEDVDNEALATLILNKLRAGIKVCAIKAPGFGENRKAYLQDLAILTGGQVITEELGLNIENLEFEMLGTSKEATISKDDTVILDGAGEKKSIEERCELIRSTIEQSTSDYDKEKLQERLAKLSGGVAVLKIGGASEAEVGEKKDRVTDALNATKAAVEEGIVPGGGVALLYAARELDNLTTANFDQKIGVQIIQNALKTPVHTIASNAGVEGAVVVGKLLDQDNLDLGYDAAKGEYVDMIKAGIIDPVKVIRTALVDAASVSSLLTTTEAVVVELPKDEKESPAMGGGMGGGMGGMDF from the exons ATGTATCGTTTTGCAGCAAATCTTGCTTCTAAAGCCag TGTTGCAAGAACCAGTTCCCAAAAG ATTGGTGGGAGGTTGAATTGGAGTAGAAACTATGCTGCAAAGGATATCAGATTTGGAGTTGAAGCTAGAGCTTTGATGCTTCAAGGTGTTGAGCAGCTTGCTGATGCTGTTAAAGTCACTATGGGTCCAAAG GGGCGTAATGTGGTGATTGAACAAAGTTGGGGTGCACCCAAAGTGACAAAAGATGGCGTGACTGTTGCAAAAAGTATTGAATTCAAGGACAAGATACAAAATGTTGGTGCTAGCCTTGTAAAACAAGTCGCCAATGCAACAAATGATGTTGCTGGTGATG GTACCACTTGTGCAACAGTTCTCACCCGAGCAATATTTGCTGAAGGATGCAAGTCAGTGGCAGCTGGTATGAATGCAATGGACCTTAGACGGGGTATTACCATGGCTGTAGATTCTGTTGTGACAAACCTGAAAAGCAGAGCACGGATGATCAGTACATCTGAGGAAATTGCACAG GTTGGGACTATCTCTGCAAACGGAGAAAGAGTAATTGGCGACCTCATTGCAAGGGCAATGGAGAAAGTAGGCAAGGAGGGAGTCATCACTATTCAA GACGGGAAGACATTGCTCAATGAGTTGGATGTTGTTGAAGGGATGAAGTTGGATAGAGGTTACATATCACCATACTTCATCACAAATCAGAAGAATCAGAAATGT GAACTGGATAACCCACTAATTCTGATTCATGAGAAAAAGATCTCAAGCATTAATGCTGTTGTGAAAGCATTGGAGTTAGCTCTGAAG AGACAAAGGCCCCTCTTAATTGTGGCTGAAGATGTGGACAATGAAGCACTCGCCACTCTTATTTTGAACAAACTCCGTGCTGGAATCAAG GTTTGTGCCATCAAAGCACCAGGCTTTGGTGAAAACAGGAAAGCTTATTTGCAAGATCTTGCTATTTTAACTGGAGGCCAA GTCATAACAGAAGAGCTTGGACTGAACATTGAAAATTTGGAGTTCGAGATGCTGGGAACAAGTAAAGAG GCAACTATCTCTAAGGATGATACTGTCATTCTTGATGGTGCTGGTGAGAAGAAGTCCATCGAGGAACGATGCGAACTG ATTAGATCAACCATTGAACAGAGCACATCTGACTATGACAAGGAGAAGTTGCAGGAAAGACTAGCTAAGCTTTCAGGGGGTGTTGCTGTGTTAAAG ATTGGAGGAGCCAGTGAAGCTGAGGTTGGTGAAAAGAAAGATAGAGTAACTGATGCTTTGAACGCCACAAAGGCTGCAGTGGAGGAAGGAATTGTTCCAG GTGGTGGTGTTGCTCTTCTTTATGCAGCAAGAGAATTGGATAATTTGACAACAGCCAACTTTGACCAGAAGATTGGTGTACAAATTATTCAGAATGCTCTGAAG ACGCCAGTACATACAATAGCCTCTAACGCAGGAGTAGAGGGTGCTGTCGTGGTTGGCAAATTGTTGGATCAGGACAACCTTGATCTTGGATATGATGCGGCCAAGGGTGAATATGTAGATATGATAAAGGCAGGAATCATCGATCCAGTGAAAGTGATCAGGACAGCTTTGGTCGATGCTGCCAG TGTCTCGTCTCTTTTGACCACAACTGAAGCAGTTGTTGTCGAGCTTCCTAAGGACGAGAAGGAATCTCCTGCAATGGGTGGCGGTATGGGTGGTGGTATGGGTGGCATGGACTTCTGA